The genomic region GTCATGATCCTGCCTGAATTCCCATACTTTTTCGGGAAGTAAGCCGCAGGCAGCCGTGTTGAAGTATGTATATTGCTGAAGTACAGGAAAGCCTTTTCTTAAATTATCCATAAGCTATTGGAAGTTCTTTTGATAAAAATGTAAATTTGAAACTACACTAAGGTACTTTTTATTATGTTTTCCAAAAAGAAAAACGAATCCAAAATAGATTATGAACAAAGGGAGCTCTATGAGAATGCCAGGCAGAGAGCAAGACAGAAAAAAAGACTGTTCCGGCATTTTGTAATATTTTTAATTGGTGCCGCTTTTCTTATTGTATTGAATGTCGTGGTGGGTTACCAGGAAGATTTCAAACCCCTTGGATATAACTGGTTTGTTTGGGCCGTTCTACTATGGACGCTGTTATTCCTGATCCATTTCTTCAATGTCTTTATCATTAATAGTTTTATGGGAAAAGACTGGGAAGCAAAACAGGTGGACAGACTGGTTAAAAAACAGAAAGAGAAAATCGCTCAACTTCAAACCAAAGTAGAGAATGACCATCCACTACCCGATCATTCCGCTCACGCCAAAAATACAGATACAGATTTCCAGAACAGAATTACCCCTGGAAATCCAGACAGACCAATAAACAGTTAAATATGATCACAATGATTGCTGCGGCAGCAGAAAACAATGCACTAGGCAAGGATAACGATCTTGTATGGCATCTTCCAGACGATTTCAAAAGATTTAAACGACTTACCTCCGGGCATCATATTATTATGGGTCGTAAAACTTTCGAGTCTTTTCCAAAATTACTTCCCGACAGAACGCACGTGATCATTACTCGAAAGGAAGATTACTCTCCGGAAAATACTATTGTAGTGCATTCTATGGAAGAGGCTTTAAAAGTTTCAAAACTGGATGATCAGGCTTTTATAATTGGAGGTGGTGAAATTTACAAAATGGGAATGGAATATGCTGATAGAATTGAACTGACCCGTGTTCATGGTGAGTTTGAAGCCGACACACATTTTCCGGAAATTGATAAAAGTGAATGGGGAATAGTCAAAGATCAGTTTCATGATAAAGATGAAAAACACGACTACTCGTTTACCTATCTAACCTATGAAAGAAAGCAGGAAAAATCTCATTGAGAGGATTGCTGAAAAACACAGCTTCAATCTCCATAGTTTTAAGCCACTTACTGGTGGAGATATCAATGAGGTCTATAAATTAGAATGTAAGGATCAATCCCTGGTTCTTAAACTTAATTCTGCTTTAAAATTTCCCGGGATGTTCGAGGCAGAGAAAAAGGGCCTGGAATTACTTGCTACTCCTGGAGCTTTTCTAATTCCAAAAGTCTTTGAAGCTGCTATTCTTGATGATCATTCATACCTGCTATTAGAATATATCCCGACAGGCACTAAAAATCGTGATTTCTGGCAAGTCTTCGGAAACCAATTAGCCCAATTACATTCTGTGCAAAATGATCAATATGGTCTGGATCATGATAATTACCTGGGCAGTCTTCCGCAGCAAAACTCCTATCGTACTGACCCGATTAGTTTTTATACTGAAATGCGTCTGGAACCTCAACTGAAGTTGGCAAGAGAGAAACGTTACGACCTGCCTGATACTTCCAGTCTTTTCAAAAATTGTGAATCCATTATTCCGAAGGAAAAAGCCTCGTTGATTCATGGGGATCTCTGGGGTGGTAATTACCTGGTTGATGCCAATGGCCATCCCTGCATTATTGACCCTGCGGTAGCTTATGCACCCAGAGAGATGGATATTGCCATGACCAGGCTATTTGGTGGTTTTGACGATCAAATGATTTCATCATACCAAGATTATTTTCCTCTGGAAAACGATTGGGAACAAAGAATAGAGCTCTGGCAATTATATTATTTGCTTATGCATTTGAATGTTTTTGGAACTAGCTATAGGTCGCAGGTTACAGAAATCATCCATAAATACTCTTGATTTTACATTTCTTAACAAGACTATCCTCTTTTTTAGCAGTTCCTTAGCTCAGCTTCATTAGTATCTAAAGTATCTTCAACTCAAAATAAAATTACTATGAGTACTAAGAATTTATACGACGATAAGGCAAGAGAAAAAATAAAGGAACTGGCAGAAAATGTAGATTTCTGCATGCTGGTTACGAACATGGATGAAAAACCATTAAGTGCAATTCCTATGTCTACTAAAGAAGTAGATGATCACGGAGCGGTATGGTTTTTAAGCAAAAATGATAGCGATCATAATCGTGATATTGAAAAAGATAAAGATGTTCAATTACTATATAGCGGAACTTCAGATATGGAGTTTCTAAGTGTATACGGTGAAGCATTTATCGAGACCAATAGAGATGTGATTAAGGAATTATATTCAAAAGCAGATAACGCATGGTTTGATGGCGAAGATGATCCAAGTATTACTGCGATTAAAGTAAACCCAAAGGAAGCTTATTATTGGGATAACAAGGATAGCAAAATGGTGACCTTGTTCAAGCTAGGAATGGCTGCAGTGACTGGTGACAAGCAAGATATTGGCGAAAAAGGAAAGCTAAATGTATAGTTGATTAGCATAAGATTTTCAGATAAGACCTCATAGCGAAACTTCGTTATGAGGTCTTTCTATTTATCCCTATTTTTGTTTCCCTAAACAATCTTTATGAAAGCATACGTATTTCCAGGTCAGGGAGCACAATTCTCCGGAATGGGTCTTGATCTTTACGAAAAATCTCCAGAAGCACAGGCTTTATTTGAAAAAGCAAATGATATCCTTGGCTTCTCTATTACAGATATCATGTTTGAGGGTTCTGCGGAAGATTTAAAACAGACAAAAGTTACACAACCTGCCGTTTTTATACATTCGGTAATATTAAGTCAAATCTTAGGTGATAATTTTAAGCCAGATATGGTAGCAGGACATTCACTCGGGGAATTTTCAGCCTTGGTGGCGAATAAAACCTTGAGTTTTGAAGATGGTCTTGAGCTGGTTGCTAAAAGAGCGAAAGCCATGCAAAAGGCTTGTGAACTGGAACCATCCACTATGGCTGCTGTATTGGGAATGGAAGATGAGATGGTAGAATCCATTTGTGCTGAAACTGAAGGCGTGGTAGTTGCTGCAAATTATAATTGTCCGGGTCAGTTAGTAATTTCAGGAGCTTATCCTGCAGTTGAAAAAGCCTGTGAAAATTTAAAAGAGAGAGGTGCTAAACGCGCATTAATACTTCCTGTTGGCGGAGCGTTTCATTCCCCACTCATGGAACCTGCGCGCAAGGATCTTGCCGAGGCTATTGAAAATACGGAGTTCTCCAAGCCTATTTGCCCTATCTACCAGAATGTAAGCACATTTTCAGTGAACGATCCTTCAGAGATCAAGAAAAACCTCGTTTTTCAATTAACTGCTCCAGTTAAATGGACTCAATCTGTTCAGAATATGATCAGCGACGGAGCTAATGAATTTGTTGAAGTTGGCCCTGGAAAAGTACTTCAGGGTTTAGTAAAGAAGATCAATAGAAGCATGACGACATCTTCTGCCACATTAGAGTAGAACACATCTGATTAATACAAAAAAAGCCCGATCTCAAATGATCGGGCTTTTTTTGTTATCTAACTAAGCTAGTTAAGATTTAAAACCGCATAGTATCTAAATTAAATTATTAGTTCTAATATTATCTTTATTCTTGCTTGTACACCTTTCCTTCTTTCATGACAAATACCACTTCTTTTAGGGTAGAAACATTTTGAGTGGGATCCTCGTTTACCGCAATGATATCTGCATAAAAACCACTTGCGATCTTTCCGCTTTCGTTTTCCATATTCAAAACTTTCGCGGGAGTGATTGTTGCTGAAATGATTGCTTCCATAACTGGCATTCCGGCTTCGGTCATATATTCAAATTCGCGAGCATTTTCTCCATGCTTGAAAACACCTGCATCTGTACCAAATAAAATAGGCACTCCCCTCTTGTATGCTATAGCAAATGTATTTTGAATCTTGGGCCCTATCTCCTGAGCTTTAGGGACTACCAGTTCCGGGTAGTATCCTTCGATCTCTGCATTTTCTGTAACTTCCTTTCCAGCGGTGATGGTAGGTACGAGGTATGCATTCATCTGCTTCATAAGATCCATGGTTTCTTCACTCATTAAAGTTCCATGTTCTATGGTTTTCACTCCCGCTCTTACTGCCCGCTGCATTCCCTCATCACCATGTGCGTGAGCGGCCACATGAAAACCGTAATCTTTAGCTGTCTTAACTATTTCTTCAATTTCTTCAGTAAAAAACTGCGGATTTGAACTACTCTTCGCAACACTAAGCACTCCACCGGTAGCAGTGATCTTGATAAGATCAGCTCCATTCTTATAGCGTTGGCGAACCGCCTTTCTTGCATCCTCCAGACTATTCACTACACCATCCTTCGGTCCAGGATTTCCCATCAATTCAGCATTAACTCCGTTAGTAGGATCGGCATGGCCACCAGTTGTTGCGAGACTTTTTCCAGCAGTAAAAATTCTTGGACCGGCTATCTTTCCCTTATTTATAGCATTCCGAAGAGAAATATTAATACCAGAACCTCCAAGATCCCGAACAGAAGTAAAACCAGCTATTAGCGTTTTTTCAGCAAAACCTACAGCGTTGAAGGCATTATCCGCCGGGTTATTAGTAAAGCTTTCTAAATACTCACCTGGATTGGATTCGCCCTCCATATGTACATGCATATCGGTAAGCCCGGGAAGAACCGTTTTACTCTTGAGATCAATAACCTCAATGCTGTCACTGGAAGGTTTTTTAAAACCTTTCTCTACGGAAGAGATCCTATTACCTTTAATAATGATGGTTTGCTCTTCCAGTACTTTAGAATTTTTAGTATCGATCAATTTTCCAGCGTGGATATAGGTTTGTTGGGCCATTAAGTTCAAACTGAACAAAACAGCGAATGCTATTAGAAGAAAGTTTTTCATGAGATTATTTTAGAAAATCGATTATTGTTCCTGTAAGATAATCAATTTGCTCATCATCAAGCTCCGTGTGCATAGGTAGTGAGATCACTTCCTGCACAAGTCTGTTGGTCACAGGGAAATCTGCTTCATTATAACGCTCATCGGCATAAGCTTTTTGCTTATGTAATGGAATTGGATAGTAAATTCCGAAGGGAAGGCCTTTCTCCTGTAGGTGTTTTGCCAGTGCATCCCTCTTGCCATTAAGAATCCTTAGAGTATACTGGTGAAAAACATGAGTGTCACAGTCACCTTCGCGGTAAGGCGTGACAATTTGCTCATGACCTCTAAATGCCTCTGAGTATTTGAAAGCAGCTGCCTTCCTCGCTTCGTTGTAAATATCCAGCTTTGGTAATTTAGCTTTTAATACTGCGGCCTGTAAACTATCTAATCTCGAGTTCACCCCAACCACATCGTGATGGTAGCGCTCATACATACCATGATTTACAATACCTCTAATTGTATGTGCCAGTTCATCATTATTCGTAAAAATAGCGCCACCATCACCATAACATCCTAAATTCTTGCTTGGAAAAAATGAAGTAGCTCCCACATCACCCATGGTTCCAGCTTTGAACGTCTGGGCTTCCCTGGTATGGTAATTAGCTCCTATAGCCTGTGCGTTGTCTTCAATAACAAAAAGATCATGCTCTTTAGCGATCTCCATCACCACATCCATATTTGCCACCTGTCCGAATAAATGCACAGGTACGATAGCACGGGTTTTTGGTGTAATCGCCTTTCGAATTTTGTCAGGATCAATATTATAAGTTTCGGGATCTACGTCCACTAGCACTGGAGTTAGCTGAAGTAAGGCAATAACTTCCACAGTAGCGGCAAATGTAAAGTCAGCAGTTATGACCTCATCGCCTGGTTTTAGTCCCAGTCCCATCATAGCTATTTGTAAAGCATCGGTTCCGTTTGCACAAGGAATGACGTGCTTTACACGCAGATATTCTTCAAGATCCTTCTGAAATGCATGCACATGAGGGCCATTGATAAAAGATGTTTCTTCCATGATTTCCTGGAAAGAAGCATTTACTTCGTTTTTTATACCTTCGAACTGACCTTTAAGATCAACCATTTGAATCTTTTTCATCTGCATTTTTTTTCAGGTTCACGAAAATACAAAATATAGCATCTACTGGCAATCACTTTAATCACAAACGGCTATTTTTGAAATCAGATTTACATTCATGCAATCTCTCTATAACTCACTTATAAATTTCAGCCAGCCGGTAATTTCAATAGCTGGAAAATTCAGTCCAAAACTGAAGGAATTTTCAGATGGAAGAAAAGATCTGTTTCCACGTCTTGAAAAATTGCTACAGCCAGAATCCCAGTATATATGGATACATGCAGCTTCACTTGGAGAGTTTGAAATGGGAGTACCGGTCCTTAAAATGCTGAAAGATGAATATCCTTCAGAAAAGATAATCGTTAGCTTCTTCTCTCCTTCGGGTTTTAACAATAAGAAAAAGCATGAGTTGGTGGATATCTTCACCTACCTCCCACTGGATACTAAGTATTATGCACAAAAGTTTCTTGAACTTATAAATCCGAAAATGGCGTTCTTCATCAAATATGATTTCTGGCCAAATCTTTTAATGGGTCTTAAAGATCGTAATATTCCCACATACCTGGTTTCTGGTGTGTTTCGTCAAAATCAAAGTTTTTTTAAATTCTACGGAAAATGGATGATCAATTCTTTGCAGGCTTTCGATCACTTCTTTGTTCAAAACGAGGAATCTGCAGAATTATTGAGCAAAATAGGTTTTGAGAATACAACTGTTGCAGGAGACACAAGGTTCGACAGGGTTGCAGCTCAGATCACTCAAGACAACCGTATAGAATTTATTGAAGATTTTAAGGCTAACCAGCTTTTGACAGTATTTGGTAGTAGCTGGCCAGAAGATGAAAACCTTTTTATTGACTATATAAATAAACATCCTGAACAAAAGTTCCTGATTGCACCGCATGAGATTAAAGCTGAAAAAATTCAAACTTTAAGCGATAAAATAAAACAACCGGTGCTGCAGTTTTCAGAAATGAAGAGGGCTAATATTGAAGATTTCAATGTTTTTATTCTGGATACGATTGGCTACCTTGGAAGAGTGTACAGTTATGCAGACATTGCCTATATTGGTGGTGGTGCAGGTTCGACGGGCTTACATAATATTCTGGAACCAGCTACCTTCGGAATTCCAATAATCATTGGATCGAATTACGATAAATTTCCGGAAGCGGCACGATTAAGACAATTAGCAGGATTGTTTTCTGTTAAAAATTCCGAAGAATTTGAAGAGATTATGGACAAACTCATAAGCAATCCTGACTTTAGAAAAAAGAGCGGAATGATCGCAGGGCACTTTATTAACAGTAATACAGGGGCTACCAGAATTTTAGAATCCCATTTAAGAGTAGCAGAGAACGGAGGATTAACAAACATTGCTAAAAAAAAGTAAAAATAATTCGCACAATTGTTTATAGTTGTAATTTCGACCAGTATTAACAACTAAATAAATACAAATGAGACGTTTATCAATCCTTGCGGTTGCATTAATGACTAGTTCTGTTTTATTCACATCATGTAGACAAGAAGCAGAAAAGGAAACCATCGTCAAGGAAGTAGAAGTTGAAAAGCAGGTTAAATCACCTGAAGAAGCTGATGAACGAGAAGGGATTCTTGAGCGAACAGCTAAAAAAGTTGATAATGAAGTAAATAAGGAAATCGACGAAGAAATAGAAAAAATTGGAGACGACAATTAGTAATAAATCTCGAATTTTAATACATTGAATTACTAAAACTACTAATAACTAAATAATCAAATTATGAAAAAACCGATTTTAATGCTTGCTTTAGCACTGTCAACAAGTTTATTCTTTACTTCTTGTAGAGAAACTAACGAGAATGAGACTGATGATATGGAGCAAATGGAGTCTGATGATATGGACGACATGGATGATATGGATGACATGGACGATGCAGGAAATGACATCGAAAATGCAGCTAATGATGCTGGTGATGCAGTAGAAAATGCAGCTAACGACGCTGGAGATGCGGTAGAGAATGCAGCTCAGGATGTCGAAGACGAGGTTGAAGGAAACGACGACTACTAGTCCTTAATAAAATAAGTTTTAAAAGCCCTCTCTAAATTAGATGGGGCTTTTTTAATGTTTAAAAGATTTTAATTCTCTTTTTAACTCGTTCATTGATTGTTGAAGTTCCTGAAAAAGCCCATTATTTGTTGGATTGTCCAGGTTGAAAGTAAGTTTAGAATTTACCTGCCAGATCTCCTGAATATCGTGCACATTGATCTCTAAAGGTAAATATTCTTCATTGAGTGATATCAACAAAACTTTCGAAGGATCAGGCATTTTCTGTATCTTCTTTACCAATACCGAGTCATACATTACGATCACGTATACTTTATTGTTACTGGCTTCTTCTATGCTAGCAACAGCTTTTCCCATCACCCATTCTCCCGGACGATAATCTGGCAACATACTATCTCCCTCGATCTGGAAACCACGGTAGGTCGCATTTCTAAATTCTG from Christiangramia sp. OXR-203 harbors:
- a CDS encoding 2TM domain-containing protein; the protein is MFSKKKNESKIDYEQRELYENARQRARQKKRLFRHFVIFLIGAAFLIVLNVVVGYQEDFKPLGYNWFVWAVLLWTLLFLIHFFNVFIINSFMGKDWEAKQVDRLVKKQKEKIAQLQTKVENDHPLPDHSAHAKNTDTDFQNRITPGNPDRPINS
- a CDS encoding dihydrofolate reductase — translated: MITMIAAAAENNALGKDNDLVWHLPDDFKRFKRLTSGHHIIMGRKTFESFPKLLPDRTHVIITRKEDYSPENTIVVHSMEEALKVSKLDDQAFIIGGGEIYKMGMEYADRIELTRVHGEFEADTHFPEIDKSEWGIVKDQFHDKDEKHDYSFTYLTYERKQEKSH
- a CDS encoding fructosamine kinase family protein — protein: MKESRKNLIERIAEKHSFNLHSFKPLTGGDINEVYKLECKDQSLVLKLNSALKFPGMFEAEKKGLELLATPGAFLIPKVFEAAILDDHSYLLLEYIPTGTKNRDFWQVFGNQLAQLHSVQNDQYGLDHDNYLGSLPQQNSYRTDPISFYTEMRLEPQLKLAREKRYDLPDTSSLFKNCESIIPKEKASLIHGDLWGGNYLVDANGHPCIIDPAVAYAPREMDIAMTRLFGGFDDQMISSYQDYFPLENDWEQRIELWQLYYLLMHLNVFGTSYRSQVTEIIHKYS
- a CDS encoding pyridoxamine 5'-phosphate oxidase family protein, which codes for MSTKNLYDDKAREKIKELAENVDFCMLVTNMDEKPLSAIPMSTKEVDDHGAVWFLSKNDSDHNRDIEKDKDVQLLYSGTSDMEFLSVYGEAFIETNRDVIKELYSKADNAWFDGEDDPSITAIKVNPKEAYYWDNKDSKMVTLFKLGMAAVTGDKQDIGEKGKLNV
- the fabD gene encoding ACP S-malonyltransferase, which codes for MKAYVFPGQGAQFSGMGLDLYEKSPEAQALFEKANDILGFSITDIMFEGSAEDLKQTKVTQPAVFIHSVILSQILGDNFKPDMVAGHSLGEFSALVANKTLSFEDGLELVAKRAKAMQKACELEPSTMAAVLGMEDEMVESICAETEGVVVAANYNCPGQLVISGAYPAVEKACENLKERGAKRALILPVGGAFHSPLMEPARKDLAEAIENTEFSKPICPIYQNVSTFSVNDPSEIKKNLVFQLTAPVKWTQSVQNMISDGANEFVEVGPGKVLQGLVKKINRSMTTSSATLE
- a CDS encoding amidohydrolase family protein; this encodes MKNFLLIAFAVLFSLNLMAQQTYIHAGKLIDTKNSKVLEEQTIIIKGNRISSVEKGFKKPSSDSIEVIDLKSKTVLPGLTDMHVHMEGESNPGEYLESFTNNPADNAFNAVGFAEKTLIAGFTSVRDLGGSGINISLRNAINKGKIAGPRIFTAGKSLATTGGHADPTNGVNAELMGNPGPKDGVVNSLEDARKAVRQRYKNGADLIKITATGGVLSVAKSSSNPQFFTEEIEEIVKTAKDYGFHVAAHAHGDEGMQRAVRAGVKTIEHGTLMSEETMDLMKQMNAYLVPTITAGKEVTENAEIEGYYPELVVPKAQEIGPKIQNTFAIAYKRGVPILFGTDAGVFKHGENAREFEYMTEAGMPVMEAIISATITPAKVLNMENESGKIASGFYADIIAVNEDPTQNVSTLKEVVFVMKEGKVYKQE
- a CDS encoding DegT/DnrJ/EryC1/StrS family aminotransferase — translated: MKKIQMVDLKGQFEGIKNEVNASFQEIMEETSFINGPHVHAFQKDLEEYLRVKHVIPCANGTDALQIAMMGLGLKPGDEVITADFTFAATVEVIALLQLTPVLVDVDPETYNIDPDKIRKAITPKTRAIVPVHLFGQVANMDVVMEIAKEHDLFVIEDNAQAIGANYHTREAQTFKAGTMGDVGATSFFPSKNLGCYGDGGAIFTNNDELAHTIRGIVNHGMYERYHHDVVGVNSRLDSLQAAVLKAKLPKLDIYNEARKAAAFKYSEAFRGHEQIVTPYREGDCDTHVFHQYTLRILNGKRDALAKHLQEKGLPFGIYYPIPLHKQKAYADERYNEADFPVTNRLVQEVISLPMHTELDDEQIDYLTGTIIDFLK
- a CDS encoding 3-deoxy-D-manno-octulosonic acid transferase, translating into MQSLYNSLINFSQPVISIAGKFSPKLKEFSDGRKDLFPRLEKLLQPESQYIWIHAASLGEFEMGVPVLKMLKDEYPSEKIIVSFFSPSGFNNKKKHELVDIFTYLPLDTKYYAQKFLELINPKMAFFIKYDFWPNLLMGLKDRNIPTYLVSGVFRQNQSFFKFYGKWMINSLQAFDHFFVQNEESAELLSKIGFENTTVAGDTRFDRVAAQITQDNRIEFIEDFKANQLLTVFGSSWPEDENLFIDYINKHPEQKFLIAPHEIKAEKIQTLSDKIKQPVLQFSEMKRANIEDFNVFILDTIGYLGRVYSYADIAYIGGGAGSTGLHNILEPATFGIPIIIGSNYDKFPEAARLRQLAGLFSVKNSEEFEEIMDKLISNPDFRKKSGMIAGHFINSNTGATRILESHLRVAENGGLTNIAKKK
- a CDS encoding LexA family transcriptional regulator, giving the protein MGTPGSIEIKHFKEVREEHNYTQTEFATLLGIKNSTADIERGRTKLSGKVVAELLRQFAINPLWLFGDSGQKYLKISKGDVSPKVVTVDNADNENIVLVNQKAAAGYPHNVQDVEWYNQLPAFDIPLPEFRNATYRGFQIEGDSMLPDYRPGEWVMGKAVASIEEASNNKVYVIVMYDSVLVKKIQKMPDPSKVLLISLNEEYLPLEINVHDIQEIWQVNSKLTFNLDNPTNNGLFQELQQSMNELKRELKSFKH